The genomic window AAAGAGCGCTCGAGACGACGAGGACGACAGGCATGACCGACCGCCACGCGAGCGCCCACTGGGAGGGCGACGGCAAGACCGGCAAGGGCAGGATCACGACGCAGTCCGGCGTGCTCTCGGACAACCCCTACGGCTTCAACACCCGTTTCGAGGACGAGCCGGGGACCAATCCGGAGGAGCTGATCGCCGCGGCCCATGCCGGCTGCTTCACCATGGCGCTGGCCTTCCAGCTCCAGTCCGCCGGCCTGAAGGCGACCTCCCTCGACACCAAGGCGGTGGTCACGCTCGTTCAGGACGGCGACGGCTTCAAGGTCACCCAGTCGGCCCTCACCCTGAAGGCGGTGATCCCCGGCATCGACCAGGCGAAGTTCGACGAGCTCGCCGGCAAGGCCGAGAAGGGCTGTCCGATCTCGAAGCTGCTGAACGCCGAGATCACCCTCGACAAGACGCTCGCCCAGGGCTGACGCCGACCGCATGGCTTCGGCGGAGGCCGGCTTGCGGCCGTCATTGCGAGCGCAAGCGAAGCAATCCAGACGGCGCGCCCTGTCCGGAGAGGGCGGCGCACTGGATTGCTTCGGCTTCGCCTCGCAATGACGGAGAGGGGCCATCCGGTCCGCCGCATTTCCGGTGCGCAGGCCAACGCGTCGCATTGATCCGGGCGCGGGCGTGTTCATCTTCCGTTCGATGGACGAGACCCTCGCGCGCAAGCTGCGCATCCTCGCGGATGCGGCCAAATACGATGCCTCCTGTGCCTCCTCCGGCGCGCCCAGGCGCAAGGCCGGCGCGGACGGGCTCGGCTCGACCACGGGCGCCGGCATCTGCCACGCCTACACGCCGGACGGGCGCTGCGTCTCCCTGCTCAAGATCCTGCTGACCAATTACTGCCTGTTCGACTGCGCCTACTGCGTCAACCGGCGCTCCTCGAACGTCGCCCGCGCCCGCTTCTCGGTCGAGGAGGTCGTGACGCTCACGGTCGAGTTCTACAAGCGCAACTACATCGAGGGGCTGTTCCTCTCCTCGGGCATCATCCGCTCGCCCGACTACACCATGGAGACGCTGACCCGCGTCGCCAGGAAGCTCCGGCGCGAGCACGGATTCCGCGGCTATATTCACCTGAAGTCGATCCCCGCGGCGAGCCCCTGGCTGATCGAGGAGGCGGGGCTCTACGCCGACCGGCTCTCGGTCAACCTCGAACTGCCGACCGAGGCGAGCCTGATCCGCCTCGCGCCGGAGAAGGACGGCGCGGCGATCGAGGAGGCGATGGGCCAGATCGGCGAGCGCATCGTCCAGGCCAGGGAGGAGCGCCGCCGCTTCTCCCCGGCCGGGCAGTCGACGCAGGTGATCGTCGGGGCGGATGCCACCACCGACGAGGCGATGATCCGCAAGTCCGCGCTGCTCTACGGCACCTACGGGCTCAAGCGCGTCTATTACTCGGCCTTCAGCCCGATCCCCGACGCCTCGGCCGCCCTGCCGCCGCAGGCCCCGCCGCTCCGGCGCGAGCACCGGCTGTATCAGGCCGATTGGCTGATCCGGTACTACGAGTTCTCCCCCGACGACGTGGCCGGCGCCGCCGAGGGCGGCATGCTCGCCCT from Methylorubrum populi includes these protein-coding regions:
- a CDS encoding OsmC family protein; protein product: MTDRHASAHWEGDGKTGKGRITTQSGVLSDNPYGFNTRFEDEPGTNPEELIAAAHAGCFTMALAFQLQSAGLKATSLDTKAVVTLVQDGDGFKVTQSALTLKAVIPGIDQAKFDELAGKAEKGCPISKLLNAEITLDKTLAQG
- a CDS encoding putative DNA modification/repair radical SAM protein, with the translated sequence MDETLARKLRILADAAKYDASCASSGAPRRKAGADGLGSTTGAGICHAYTPDGRCVSLLKILLTNYCLFDCAYCVNRRSSNVARARFSVEEVVTLTVEFYKRNYIEGLFLSSGIIRSPDYTMETLTRVARKLRREHGFRGYIHLKSIPAASPWLIEEAGLYADRLSVNLELPTEASLIRLAPEKDGAAIEEAMGQIGERIVQAREERRRFSPAGQSTQVIVGADATTDEAMIRKSALLYGTYGLKRVYYSAFSPIPDASAALPPQAPPLRREHRLYQADWLIRYYEFSPDDVAGAAEGGMLALDIDPKLAWALKNRHRFPVDVNRADREMLLRVPGLGARAVDAIVKARRHGRLRLDDVARLTSGLKRARPFLIAEDFRPTTLTDRLDLRAKLAEPAEQLSLF